In Carassius auratus strain Wakin chromosome 41, ASM336829v1, whole genome shotgun sequence, the DNA window CTCTTATCTGATCTGTGCCACATGGGATGAAGAAAACTGGAATTGGGTCAattgaaccatgcagtgtaaatgcagcctaagaCACTGATTTGTGTTGATGCATTATAACACTTGTATTTatccttttccctttttttttctctcaaatttaAGCATTGATGCATCTAGGGAAGATGGATCATTTGGGCGGTTAGTTAACGATGACCACCAACATCCAAATTGTAAGATGAAGAAAATCGATGTGAATGGAAAGGCACACCTGTGTTTATTTGCGCTGAAAGACATTAAAGAAGGAGAAGAAATCACATATGATTATGGGGGAGACGACTGCCCATGGAGAACCCAAGTAAGTTGCAGAAATAACTAATTTTTGGTTTTTGAAGAAATTAGAATTTGAATCTattagaaatatgaaaataatttgtaaCCATTATGACTTGAGGGtcggtgtttttttattttatttttttaagtacattgaATAATAGGGTCTTATGTTCTTAGACCAATTTAGGGGTTAAATGTGGGGGTTGTATGCCTGGCCTAATGGGTAAAATGTTACCCCCCCCCCATGTTTCCATGTTGTGAAATCTTCTCATTATTGGTGTTGTCTCTTGCAggagagcagcattgctgctaatagcagagcagcaggtgactctgatgcttctctccagtcacagactccagtggatgatgcttctctccagtcacagactccagtggatgatgcttctctccagtcacagactccaatggatgatgcttttggtcaaaccaggtctcctcaacaggtatggtcacatttatcaatggaaagttatgtctactgtcagttttttccatgtttttggtgcatattttgatgcttatctgctgtaaactagttccctcaacagtttatcaacatgtgtccagtaggttagaggtagtggaatatttggggccagttttgtccttcacaagtaactttttcttggttaattggtgctttaaaattttcactcacgacgtccccacaacacacttttggtcgctcagtgttgggagttgagatgttgtgtgagattagatgaatctggtccccatgaggaacaaTAAACGTTGTGTGTGAAAGGTCCCCATGAAGCCCATTTtattcaatatgtgtgtgtgtgtgagcgcagacagaggatgttggacagggataaatgtttaaaatgatgctgattgtctcattggtcattcagtgtctgcatcagATTAGCCTCTTGTTTTTCCATGTTGTGAAATCTTCTCATTATTGGTGTTGTCTCTTGCAGGAGAGTAGCATTGCTGCTAATAGCAGAGCAGCAGGTGactctgatgcttctctccagtcgtggactccagtggatgatgcttttggtcaaaccaggtctcctcaacaggtatggtcacatttatcaatggaaagttatgtctactgtcagttttttccatgtttttggtgcatattttgatgcctatctgctgtaaactagttccctcaacagtttatcaacatgtgtccagtaggttagaggtagtggaatatttggggccagttttgtccttcacaagtaactttttcttggttaattggtgctttaaaattttcactcacgacgtccccacaacacacttttggtcgctcagtgttgggagttgagatgttgtgtgagattagatgaatctggtccccatgaggaacaaTAAACGTTGTGTGTGAAAGGTCCCCATGAAGCCCATTTtattcaatatgtgtgtgtgtgtgagcgcagacagaggatgttggacagggataaatgtttaaaatgatgctgattgtctcattggtcattcagtgtctgcatcagATTAGCCTCTTGTTTTTCCATGTTGTGAAATCTTCTCATTATTGGTGTTGTCTCTTGCAGGAGAGTAGCATTGCTGCTAATAGCAGAGCAGCAGGTGactctgatgcttctctccagtcacagactccaatggatgatgcttctctccagtcacagactccagtggatgatgcttctctccagtcacagactccagtggatgatgcttctctccagtcacagactccagtggatgatgcttctctccagtcacagactccagtggatgatgcttctctccagtcacagactccagtggatgatgcttctctccagtcacagactccagtggatgatgcttctctccagtcacagactccagtggatgatgcttctctccagtcacagactccagtggatgatgcttctctccagtcacagactccagtggatgatgcttctctccagtcacagactccaatggatgatgcttttggtcaaaccaggtctcctcaacaggtatggtcacatttatcaatggaaagttatgtctactgtcagttttttccatgtttttggtgcatattttgatgcttatctgctgtaaactagttccctcaacagtttatcaacatgtgtccagtaggttagaggtagtggaatatttggggccagttttgtccttcacaagtaactttttcttggttaattggtgctttaaaattttcactcacgacgtccccacaacacacttttggtcgctcagtgttgggagttgagatgttgtgtgagattagatgaatctggtccccatgaggaacaataaacgttgtgtgtgaaaggtccccatgaggcccgttttattcaatatgtgtgtgtgtgtgagcgcagacaGAGGATGTTGGACAGGGATATTTTCTACTCTTGATCTCTggtcaacttttttattttcatatttcaaatgcaatagaaatgtcaaATATTGTTTATACTTTGTTTACAGATTGCAACCCAGAACCACagtgaaaatgagatttttgtcccAAAACTGAGACGGACTAAAAGTGTCATAGTAAGTTTAAGTCACAACAAGAGacgtggtcttttttttttttttttttttctcattcctaAGATCATTCTCCTCATCagtaatttatgtaatattaatatattctcaTGTGATATTGACTGCAAAGTATCAGagaattattcaattttattttactttaagaccaaaatgatcagtttttttttttttttgtcagaacaaCTGTTCATAACTTTTGCACTGAGAACTTTATTATAACATGGTAAgaagcagcaaatcatcacatGTGACTtgcaaaattgagaaaaaaaaaaaaactcaacagatTAACAGAGACACATTAAATTGGCTACTATTGTCAAAATCAAATGATCAATTAATTGCAGCAGTTCTAcccatttctttctttattttatttttagatgaaagATACAAATCTTGAAGATTCTGATGAGCTCTTTGATTCTACACCAGAGAGTTCCGATGATTATGTTCCAGATACCACTTCTGAAAGTGACAGTGATGTTAGCCTTACACTAAACCAGGCAAAACGTCGGCTTCTTGATGAACTGGATATTGATCAGTCTGGCTCAGTGAGTTGCCCTGATTGTGACACCACAACGTCAGACAAAATGCACAATGTTGCGTCTGAAGCATCTGGAACAGGAGAAGAACCCAGTTCAAGTCAGAACACAACAGACGGAATAGTTGTTAGTGCATACCAAAAAAGAGATGGTGCTAGAGTGTACAACAAGAGACATTACTGCTTGTACTGCAGTAAACCCTATGCTAAGATGGCAAGGCATCTAGAAAGTTCACATGAAAATAAGTCTGATGTGGCTAGAGCTCTAAGCTTTCCAAAGGGTTCAAAGGAGAGGAAAAACCAGCTTGATTATATTCGCAACAGAGGAAACTATGCTCACAATGCAGCTGTTATGGAGTCAGGAAAGGGGGAACTAGTGCCATTTAAACGACCACGTAAAGAAGTGCAGGGAGAAGATTTCATGCATTGTGCATACTGTCAAGGACTTTTTACAAGAAAGGTCCTGTGGAGACACATGCGTACTTGTAGACTTCAACCACAATCAGACCCTCCCAAACCAGGAAAAAACCGTGTTCAGTCCATGTGTACCTACACAGGGCCTGTGCCTTCAAACATGACCAAACAACTGTGGGGAGTAATCAGTGCCATGAATCCTGACCCAATcacagatataataaaaaatgacagagtAATTACTGATATTGGGCAGCACTTGTTGAACAAAGGTGGGCTATCAGATAAGAATAAACAATGTGTGCGGGAGAAGATGCGAGAACTGGGAAGATTGATTCACAATGCCAGGAAAGTCACCTCCTTAAAAACACTGGAAGATTGTGTAAATCCAAAGAAGTACATGGAGACCGTCAAAGCTGTTAAGTATACATGTGGGTATGACAGTGAAACCGACAAATTCTTGATTCCATCTCTTGCTAACAAGCTTGGGAATTCCCTGGTTAAAGTATGCAAACTCTTGAAAGCTCAGGGCTTAATCTCCAATGACAAACAGCTTGTGAAGAATGCCAGTGAGTTTCAAGAAGTCCATGCGAATAAGTGGAACGAGATGATTTCTGCTACAGCATTGAGGAATATCAGGGAAGCAAAGTGGAATGTGCCCACGCTCATGCCCTTTACTGAAGACGTACAAAAACTGCATACTTTTCTCAGTCAAGTGCAAGATGAGTGGTTCAACCTGCTCTCTGAAAGTCCATCTACTAAAGCCTGGATGGAGCTGGCCAAGGTGTGTCTAGCTCAGATGATTCTCTTTAATCGGCGGAGAGAAGGAGAGGTGGCAAGCATGcctttgtctgtgtttttatcaAGAGACACTTCTGATCCACATGAGGATGTGGACTGGGCTCTCTCTGAAGTGGAGAAGAAACTCTGCAGACACTTCACAAGGGTTATCACCA includes these proteins:
- the LOC113059347 gene encoding uncharacterized protein LOC113059347, encoding MKDTNLEDSDELFDSTPESSDDYVPDTTSESDSDVSLTLNQAKRRLLDELDIDQSGSVSCPDCDTTTSDKMHNVASEASGTGEEPSSSQNTTDGIVVSAYQKRDGARVYNKRHYCLYCSKPYAKMARHLESSHENKSDVARALSFPKGSKERKNQLDYIRNRGNYAHNAAVMESGKGELVPFKRPRKEVQGEDFMHCAYCQGLFTRKVLWRHMRTCRLQPQSDPPKPGKNRVQSMCTYTGPVPSNMTKQLWGVISAMNPDPITDIIKNDRVITDIGQHLLNKGGLSDKNKQCVREKMRELGRLIHNARKVTSLKTLEDCVNPKKYMETVKAVKYTCGYDSETDKFLIPSLANKLGNSLVKVCKLLKAQGLISNDKQLVKNASEFQEVHANKWNEMISATALRNIREAKWNVPTLMPFTEDVQKLHTFLSQVQDEWFNLLSESPSTKAWMELAKVCLAQMILFNRRREGEVASMPLSVFLSRDTSDPHEDVDWALSEVEKKLCRHFTRVITRGKRGRPVPVLLTPKMLCSLELLVKQREACGVLKDNAYMFARPEAMTHFRGSDCLRGFAKACGAKCPKALTSTRLRKHAATLSTVLNMTDTEMDQLANFLGHDIRIHREFYRLPEKTLQLAKISKVLMALEQGRLAEFHGKNLDEIGIDPDEKVVDCDEEEQVNDCDEEDQSIQEGPCSSTVDASAEVALPATERNMSHKRGKPSSEVPMSSGASAMRPPCKGKRSQKKAPWQQAEVQAVERHLKSFIISGTVPAKSDCEKCLKAEPQALRNRDWKTVKFYVYNRITAFKKKLQCR